From Bradyrhizobium symbiodeficiens, the proteins below share one genomic window:
- a CDS encoding F0F1 ATP synthase subunit gamma — protein MASLKDMRVRIASTKATQKITKAMQMVAASRLRRAQQAAEAARPYADKMSAVISNIAGAAAGSPGAPALLAGTGKDQVHLLLVCTGERGLSGAFNSSIVRLARDRAQALMAQGKEVKFFCVGRKGYEQLRRLFDKQIVEHLDLRSVRQLGFVNAEDIARKVLARFENGEFDVCTLFYAQFKSVIAQIPTAQQIIPLVVEAKAANTPVTSYEYEPEEDELLSGLLPRNIAVQIFRALLENNASFYGAQMSSMDNATRNAGEMIRKQTQIYNRTRQAQITKELIEIISGAEAV, from the coding sequence ATGGCGTCACTTAAAGACATGCGCGTGCGCATCGCCTCCACCAAGGCGACGCAAAAGATCACCAAGGCCATGCAGATGGTCGCTGCGTCCAGGTTGCGCCGTGCCCAGCAGGCGGCCGAAGCCGCACGCCCCTATGCCGACAAGATGAGCGCGGTGATCTCCAACATCGCCGGCGCTGCCGCCGGTTCGCCCGGCGCGCCGGCGCTGCTTGCCGGCACCGGCAAGGACCAGGTTCACCTGCTGCTGGTCTGCACCGGCGAACGCGGCCTGTCGGGTGCCTTCAACTCCTCGATCGTTCGCCTCGCCCGCGATCGCGCCCAGGCGCTCATGGCGCAGGGCAAGGAAGTCAAATTCTTCTGCGTCGGCCGCAAGGGCTATGAGCAGCTCCGCCGCCTGTTCGACAAGCAGATTGTCGAGCATCTCGATTTGCGCAGCGTTCGTCAGCTCGGTTTCGTCAACGCCGAGGACATCGCCAGGAAGGTGCTGGCCCGTTTCGAGAACGGCGAGTTCGACGTCTGCACGCTGTTCTACGCGCAGTTCAAGTCGGTGATCGCCCAGATCCCGACCGCGCAGCAGATCATTCCGCTGGTCGTGGAAGCGAAGGCGGCGAACACGCCGGTGACGTCCTACGAATACGAGCCGGAGGAGGACGAACTCCTTTCGGGCCTGCTGCCGCGCAACATCGCGGTGCAGATCTTCCGCGCGCTGCTGGAGAACAACGCTTCGTTCTACGGCGCGCAGATGAGCTCGATGGACAACGCCACCCGCAACGCCGGCGAAATGATCCGCAAGCAAACCCAGATCTACAACCGAACCCGTCAAGCCCAGATCACCAAAGAGCTGATCGAGATCATCTCCGGCGCCGAGGCGGTCTGA
- the atpD gene encoding F0F1 ATP synthase subunit beta: MATAANQVGRVTQVMGAVVDVKFEGGHLPAILNSLETRNGNIRLVLEVAQHLGESTVRTIAMDVTEGLVRGQEVTDTGQPIRVPVGEGTLGRIINVIGEPIDEAGPVKSEGLRPIHQDAPSYTDQSTEAEILVTGIKVVDLLAPYAKGGKIGLFGGAGVGKTVLIQELINNVAKAHGGYSVFAGVGERTREGNDLYHEFIESKVNADPKNPDPSVKSKCALVFGQMNEPPGARARVALTGLTIAEDFRDKGQDVLFFVDNIFRFTQAGSEVSALLGRIPSAVGYQPTLATDMGALQERITTTQKGSITSVQAIYVPADDLTDPAPATSFAHLDATTTLSRSIAEKGIYPAVDPLDSTSRMLSPLVVGEEHYAVARQVQQVLQRYKALQDIIAILGMDELSEEDKLTVARARKVERFMSQPFHVAEIFTGSPGKFVELADTIKGFKGLVEGKYDHLPEAAFYMVGTIEEAVEKGKKLAAEAA, from the coding sequence ATGGCTACAGCAGCTAACCAGGTCGGTCGCGTCACCCAGGTCATGGGCGCCGTCGTCGACGTCAAGTTCGAGGGCGGCCACCTGCCGGCCATTCTGAATTCGCTGGAAACCAGGAACGGCAACATCCGCCTCGTGCTGGAAGTTGCGCAGCATCTCGGTGAGTCCACCGTGCGCACGATCGCGATGGACGTGACCGAGGGTCTGGTGCGCGGCCAGGAAGTGACCGACACCGGCCAGCCGATCCGCGTTCCCGTCGGCGAAGGCACGCTCGGCCGCATCATCAACGTCATCGGCGAGCCGATCGACGAAGCCGGTCCCGTCAAGTCCGAAGGCCTGCGCCCGATCCATCAGGATGCGCCGAGCTACACCGACCAGTCGACCGAAGCCGAAATTCTGGTGACCGGCATCAAGGTCGTCGATCTCCTGGCTCCGTATGCGAAGGGCGGCAAGATCGGCCTGTTCGGCGGCGCCGGCGTCGGCAAGACCGTGCTGATTCAGGAGCTGATCAACAACGTCGCGAAGGCGCACGGTGGTTACTCCGTGTTCGCCGGCGTCGGCGAGCGTACCCGCGAGGGCAACGACCTCTATCACGAGTTCATCGAATCCAAGGTCAACGCCGATCCGAAGAATCCGGATCCGAGCGTGAAGTCGAAGTGCGCGCTGGTGTTCGGCCAGATGAACGAGCCGCCCGGCGCCCGCGCCCGCGTCGCGCTCACGGGTCTCACCATCGCGGAAGACTTCCGCGACAAGGGCCAGGACGTGCTGTTCTTCGTCGACAACATCTTCCGCTTCACCCAGGCCGGCTCGGAAGTGTCCGCGCTGTTGGGTCGTATTCCTTCGGCCGTGGGTTATCAGCCGACGCTCGCCACCGACATGGGCGCGCTGCAGGAGCGCATCACTACCACGCAGAAGGGTTCGATCACCTCGGTGCAGGCCATCTACGTTCCGGCCGACGACTTGACCGACCCGGCGCCCGCGACCTCGTTCGCGCATCTTGACGCGACCACCACGCTGTCGCGCTCGATCGCCGAAAAGGGCATCTATCCGGCGGTGGATCCGCTCGACTCGACCTCGCGCATGCTCTCTCCGCTGGTCGTCGGCGAGGAGCACTACGCTGTGGCCCGTCAGGTCCAGCAGGTGCTGCAGCGCTACAAGGCGCTTCAGGACATCATCGCGATTCTCGGCATGGACGAGCTTTCGGAAGAGGACAAGCTGACGGTGGCGCGCGCCCGCAAGGTCGAGCGCTTCATGTCGCAGCCGTTCCACGTCGCCGAAATCTTCACGGGATCGCCGGGCAAGTTCGTCGAGCTCGCCGACACCATCAAGGGCTTCAAGGGCCTGGTGGAAGGCAAGTACGACCACCTGCCCGAAGCCGCCTTCTACATGGTCGGCACGATCGAGGAAGCCGTCGAGAAGGGCAAGAAGCTGGCGGCCGAAGCGGCCTAA
- a CDS encoding F0F1 ATP synthase subunit epsilon, translating into MATFHFDLVSPEKLAFSGEVDQVDIPGVEGDFGVLAGHAPVVAAIRPGILTITAGGKHEKIIVLGGLAEVSEKGLTVLADVATSLAELDRAQFAATISEMEEGLKEHEDGELDNAIERLDHFKSIQQQLNSTAMH; encoded by the coding sequence ATGGCTACCTTCCACTTCGATCTCGTCTCTCCGGAAAAGCTCGCATTCTCGGGCGAGGTCGATCAGGTCGACATCCCCGGCGTCGAGGGTGATTTCGGCGTGCTGGCAGGACATGCGCCGGTCGTGGCTGCGATCCGGCCCGGCATTCTCACCATCACCGCCGGCGGCAAGCATGAGAAGATCATCGTGCTCGGCGGTCTCGCCGAAGTCTCCGAAAAGGGCCTGACCGTGCTCGCCGACGTCGCGACGTCGCTGGCCGAACTCGACCGTGCCCAGTTCGCCGCGACCATCTCGGAGATGGAAGAGGGGCTGAAGGAGCACGAAGACGGCGAGCTCGATAACGCGATCGAGCGGCTCGACCACTTCAAGAGCATTCAGCAGCAGCTCAACAGCACGGCTATGCACTAA